The window AGCTAATGATGGCGGCTTAGAAAGTAATGGTAGGCTATCGGAAGCGATTAACAAACGTAATTTTAATCGGGCTAAGAACAGTTATAATTTTGATCAGAAAACAGCAAAACGTGTCTCAAGAGATACAGGTGCTACAGCATACAGGACAGCAAACAATAGTTTTCAATTGCAAGATTTTGTACCGCTAACAACTATTAATGAGGATTATGCAATCGACTCAACACCATTAGATTTATTAAATATTACAAATGCAACAGAGGTTTACTCTGTAGATTACATGCAGAATGGTGCTTCAATAGCATCAGTGTTAGCTTTAAAAACTGAAAATGGAGTGTATGAGCATACTAAATATATTTGTGACAGATTATTAGGGGCTGAGTTAATTTCAGTATCAACTATGGATATTAATGACCAAGCATTTATTAAATCAATTATAAAAAATGCAGATGGTAGTTTTGAATATGTATTAAGCTTAGCTGCCAAAGTGGAAAATAATGACGCTAATTTTGCAATAGAATCACATTGGAATTTAGACTTATATGAAGAAAACGTAACGTTTTATAATTTTCAGATTTGGTCAGATTCGATGGATGATCTGTATAGTTTAGCTCAAGAAGTATTAAATCTATTGGATACAGAAAAAACAATTTCTGATTATCAATTGTCAACACCGCCAACCGTCTTTGTTAGAAAAGGAAAGTACAATAATGGCGCATTAGACTTGCAAATTATAAATACTAATGCGACTAATGCTGTAAGTTTTGATTCTGGATTTAGAGTTACTGAAACTAGTGCTTTTGATTACACATCTTCTAACTTGGATTTAGATGAAAATTATATTACAGATATAACGGTGCAAACAGGGCATTTATTTGATGTAGGATTTAGGATTGGTGATGGTGTAAATACACCAGATGATTTATTTATGTCTGATGGTCCTTGGGGCGTAGATGATTCTGAAGGGAGCACAATAGTTAATACATATGAGGTTACAGAAAATACAATAGCCTTTGATGAGCAAGACTTTCCAGTAGAAAGAAACGTAATGCTTAATGCAACAACAAGTAGTTATTTTGCTGCTTACAGAGCGCTGACACCACGTTTTAAGGCTGTGGATTTAACAGCTTATGATAGTTTTAATTTACAAGCAAAAGGAACTGGTAGCTTAGAAATTACTTTAGTTAAACAAAGTATCACTAATTGGGAAGAGCAGTACAAGGCAACTATTGCTTTGACAAGCGATCTTCAAGAGTTTGAGATGCCATTTACAGATTTTGCATCAGCATTAGGTACAGAGTTAGTTGCTGACGATATTGTAACAATAGTGTTTACTATTGTAAGTGAAGACGGTATAGCAACGACTAAAGAAATGAATTTGCAAAATGTGCGCTTTTCTAATAAAAGTAGCTTGTCTACTACCAATTTCGAAGCAAGTACAAATAGTTTAGCGATTTATCCAAATCCAATGATTGATAATGCAAATCTATATTTTACAGTTAATAATACAGAAACAGTACAGTTAGCAATTTATAACCAATTAGGTAAGATGGTATACAATACAACTGTAACAGCGCAACCTGGAAAAAATCAGATTGCATTAGAGAAACAAAATTTAAGTACAGGTTTATATATCTGTAAGTTATCAAGTGCACAAACACACTATAATCCCTTAAAGTTACTAGTTAAATAGTGCTTTTTTTATAGTTTTTGATTGATGGTGTAGGAGCCTAAGAACTAATAATAGCATTTTACAATTGGTTCCCTACAGGGGTGAAAGCGCAATCTTTTGCCCCTTTTTTGTGAAGAAAAATAAGTGAGATAAGAATTGGTTAGTATAGCATATTGGGTGCAAATATTATTGGGCTATATCTATTTGTTCTAGCGTTTTTATAAGGTTGCTTCTTGTTATCGGTTTTACTATAAAGTCTGTTATTTGTTCGTATTCTTTAGCTTTGTTGAGGTCTACAGGGTC is drawn from Psychroserpens sp. NJDZ02 and contains these coding sequences:
- a CDS encoding T9SS type A sorting domain-containing protein, with amino-acid sequence MSTKLHYLKHRIVLLAILLFGFSSQAQDTPFNCDVNAYLFQYNDVYAIDLASGNSYLVASDVTPGNINATAYNAADGYIWGYLSSPSQTIVRIGDDFQTTSFTIPELSSGNKYVGDISPEGIYYFKAGGRSYFKVDLNPDSPTYTQYLSTENLSQNISIHDWAFNAVDGNLYAVEKNSNILYRIDPITSVVQSLGEVPILSGLNYTYGAVYFDADGRFYVSANQTGTIYAIQNVQNVTTTSSMDSNLFAFGPSSASNDGARCPTAPVLQEICDNGIDDDGDGLIDCEDPSCSGFGSCAVIAAPTTANDGGLESNGRLSEAINKRNFNRAKNSYNFDQKTAKRVSRDTGATAYRTANNSFQLQDFVPLTTINEDYAIDSTPLDLLNITNATEVYSVDYMQNGASIASVLALKTENGVYEHTKYICDRLLGAELISVSTMDINDQAFIKSIIKNADGSFEYVLSLAAKVENNDANFAIESHWNLDLYEENVTFYNFQIWSDSMDDLYSLAQEVLNLLDTEKTISDYQLSTPPTVFVRKGKYNNGALDLQIINTNATNAVSFDSGFRVTETSAFDYTSSNLDLDENYITDITVQTGHLFDVGFRIGDGVNTPDDLFMSDGPWGVDDSEGSTIVNTYEVTENTIAFDEQDFPVERNVMLNATTSSYFAAYRALTPRFKAVDLTAYDSFNLQAKGTGSLEITLVKQSITNWEEQYKATIALTSDLQEFEMPFTDFASALGTELVADDIVTIVFTIVSEDGIATTKEMNLQNVRFSNKSSLSTTNFEASTNSLAIYPNPMIDNANLYFTVNNTETVQLAIYNQLGKMVYNTTVTAQPGKNQIALEKQNLSTGLYICKLSSAQTHYNPLKLLVK